Genomic DNA from Peribacillus sp. ACCC06369:
CTTTCAATTTAATTGCTCCTTTTACTAGACATGTGTAAAGAAATGAATAACTAGTTAACAATATGAAAAAGAAGAATTAGAAATGTGAATTTAAGTCCATACATGGTTGTTAATGATGATACACTCTCTATTTAATGCCTGTACCTGAACCACCAATCCCCTCTAAAATATAACGTTGAGCCACAATATAGATAATAATCAATGGAACGGTGGATATCGTCAGTACAGCCATGACTTGGTTAGTATAAACCGGATCTGTACTATTAATTGCTGTAATCGCTACTTGGATCGGAAATTTCGACTTGTCTGTCAAGACCATCAGAGGCCAGATATAGTCATTCCAACTTCCGATAAAAGCCAATGTTCCAACAGTGGCAACAGCTGGTTTAGACATCGGTAGCATGATCCGCCAGAAAACTTGCCATGTATTTGCCCCATCCAATTTTGCCGATTCAATAATCTCTGTTGGAATCGCCATAAAAAAGTTCCGGAACAAATAGATATTGAATGCCCCTGCCAACGCTGGCAAAATAACCGCGAGACGTGTATCCACTAATCCAATGCTATGAATAATGGTAAATTGAGAGATTAAGATAGTTTCAAATGGCACGATTAAAATAGCCAATAAAAGACCAAACAGCACTTTTTTTCCACTAAAATTAAGTTTAGCAAATGCATAGCCCGCCATCCCATTGATAATTATGGAACCAATTGCTACACACAAACCATAAAACAAACTGTTGCCGATATAACCTAGTAAATGAAATCGTAACAGAACTTGCTTGTAGGATACAAACCAGTCCGATGGATGAAATGATGGCAGGAAAGCCTTAATGTTGCTCATGTCGTTATAAATTTCCGCTTCTGGCTTCATCGAGGATGCGACCATCCAAAACAGTGGAAAAATAAATAGCACTGCGAGCAAAACCAGGCAAATGTATTCTAAAATCGTTAGAGGCCCGAATTTCCGTCTCATTAGTCTTCATCCTCCTTCACCAGTTTACGTTGCGTAATCGTAACAAGTCCGATAATCGTCCCAAACAAGAGAGCAATTGAACTGGCATAACCAACCATACGGTCCGTAAAACCAGTTTGATAAATATAATAGACAACCGTCATGGTGGAATTCACTGGTCCACCTTGCGTCATAACCATTGGTTGAACCAACAGCTTGAATGCGCCAATTAATGTGGTAATAAATATAAAAATTGAAGTTGGTTTCAACAAAGGTAACGTAATGTATATAAAACTTTGCCATTTATTCATTCCGTCTAACTGTGCCGCCTCATAAACATCACCAGGGATATTCTGCAGTCCTGCTAGAAAAATCAGCATCTGAAAGCCAGCTCCTTGCCAAGCTGAAACCACAACAATTGTAAATATCGCCTGCTTAGGACTTGTCAAAAACGGTTGCGCTGAAATGCCGAAGTATGTGAGGACGTTGTTAATAATCCCTTCATTTGGATTCAACAAATACAACCATAGAACAGAGATAACGACAAGTGACATGACAACTGGACTAAAGTAAGCTACTTTAAAAAACGTGTTTGCTTTACGTTGTTTATTTAACAGGAGGGCCAGCCCAAGAGCTGCCCCTATCTGTAACGGAATCACCCAAACGACAAATTTCAGTGTGTTCACCAAGCTTTTCAGAAAAATTGGGTCCTGGAATAGATTGATGAAATTGTCCAATCCGACAAATGTACGCATATCTGGTGTCAATAAATAGTAATCCGTAAACGAATAATAGACTGACATAATAGACGGAATAACAAGGAACATCGATAATATTAACAACGCCGGTCCCAAAAACGTATATGCAACTACATTTTCTTTCCACCGAATTCTATTCTTGGTTCTTCCCTCTGGTCTCAGAAATGTATAGACATTCCTATTTTCTTTCCATCCAATTTTACTCATAGTTCCTCCTTCTAATTTGCCTTATCGATAGCTGATTGCATTTCTTTCGCATGTGTATCCAATACTTTTTGGATATCTTTATTTTGATCATAGAAGCTGATGTCATCGATTGTTTGTTGGAAAGCACGGGTGACTTGCGGATAAGCCGGTGTAACGGGACGTGCGTGTCCTGTTTCTTTCAATTGTTTCAGGAAAACATTCATTTGATCTGAGAACTCTTTTGCCATCACTTTTTCAGAAGAGTATCGGACTGGCAGTGCTGCAATCGTACGGCTCAGTTCCACATTCGAATCTTTGTTTGTCATCCAGTCAACTAATTTTGCAGCCCATTCTTTATTTTCGGACGTTTGGGTCATCGCAAATTGCCAACTACCTGAAGGAGAAACTAGTTTCTTTGTCTTTGGTGATACTGGATATGGCATAACGCCATAATCTACCTTTTGGTAGTTTGTTTTCATATCAGTTACTGTCCATACTCCACTAAACTTCATTGAATATTTTTCCGTTTCAAACGCTTGTTTGACTGGCGTTCGTGTCGTATAACCTTCTTTCAACATTGTTTGAATAAAAGTCATCGCTTCAACAGTAGGTTTTTTATTGAAGACACCTTCTGCTTTCTTTCCATCTTTCGAGATGATATCCCCATCGGCTGACCAGACAAACGGGGTTAGCGCATACGTCAACATTTCGTCTTTCGACTGTAATTGCATATCAATAGCTGGTTTGTCATATTTATCTTTCAACGTTTTACAAAGAGCAAGGAATTGGTCCCATGTCCATGGATTATCAACTGTTGGTAGCGTATTCAAATCTACGCCCGCCTCTTGTAACATTCTTTTATTGTAGTAAATCCCAACAGATGATTCACTGACACCAATTGCATACAGCTTGTCTTTATAAGTTCCTTGTTGCTTAATACTTGGCAGCAAATCCTCTTGATCTTTTACATACTCATCCAATGGTGCAATGACACCAGATTTCGCGTAAGCAGCTGTATTTGGTCCGTCCAAAGTAATAACATCCGGCAACGTGCTAGTTGTAAGGGCCGCGTTTACTTTGTCTTCATAACCACCGCCATTTCCGCTACGTGGAATAAATTCAATTTTAGCTTTGATATTGTCAGAAGAATACTTCTTATTGAAGGCTTCTAGCCGTTTTTTATACACTTTTCCTTCTTCATTATCATCAGATATGTGTACCCACATCGTAATCGTTTTTTTACCATCACTATTAACGCTTTCGCTTTTGCTGCAGCCCACCGCAGCAAACATCAGTAATAAAGATATACTTACTAGTAGCCATTTCTTCATACCTTTCACTTCCCCCTCATATGTCTTTCGTCTTAAAAAAACTTATAAAAGCGCTTTCAACAGTAGTTTATGTCAACCGGTTACATATGTCAACCGATTGACAGTTATTTTTTGAAAAATCAGACATTAACTTTCGTGTAGTTTGTCTCAAACTCTTGCACATATTAGTACTTTTCTCTAAAATGGGTGCGTGATCAGACTAATCTGAAATTATTTTATTATAGGGTTTTCCT
This window encodes:
- a CDS encoding sugar ABC transporter permease translates to MSKIGWKENRNVYTFLRPEGRTKNRIRWKENVVAYTFLGPALLILSMFLVIPSIMSVYYSFTDYYLLTPDMRTFVGLDNFINLFQDPIFLKSLVNTLKFVVWVIPLQIGAALGLALLLNKQRKANTFFKVAYFSPVVMSLVVISVLWLYLLNPNEGIINNVLTYFGISAQPFLTSPKQAIFTIVVVSAWQGAGFQMLIFLAGLQNIPGDVYEAAQLDGMNKWQSFIYITLPLLKPTSIFIFITTLIGAFKLLVQPMVMTQGGPVNSTMTVVYYIYQTGFTDRMVGYASSIALLFGTIIGLVTITQRKLVKEDED
- a CDS encoding carbohydrate ABC transporter permease, whose product is MRRKFGPLTILEYICLVLLAVLFIFPLFWMVASSMKPEAEIYNDMSNIKAFLPSFHPSDWFVSYKQVLLRFHLLGYIGNSLFYGLCVAIGSIIINGMAGYAFAKLNFSGKKVLFGLLLAILIVPFETILISQFTIIHSIGLVDTRLAVILPALAGAFNIYLFRNFFMAIPTEIIESAKLDGANTWQVFWRIMLPMSKPAVATVGTLAFIGSWNDYIWPLMVLTDKSKFPIQVAITAINSTDPVYTNQVMAVLTISTVPLIIIYIVAQRYILEGIGGSGTGIK
- a CDS encoding sugar ABC transporter substrate-binding protein, with protein sequence MKKWLLVSISLLLMFAAVGCSKSESVNSDGKKTITMWVHISDDNEEGKVYKKRLEAFNKKYSSDNIKAKIEFIPRSGNGGGYEDKVNAALTTSTLPDVITLDGPNTAAYAKSGVIAPLDEYVKDQEDLLPSIKQQGTYKDKLYAIGVSESSVGIYYNKRMLQEAGVDLNTLPTVDNPWTWDQFLALCKTLKDKYDKPAIDMQLQSKDEMLTYALTPFVWSADGDIISKDGKKAEGVFNKKPTVEAMTFIQTMLKEGYTTRTPVKQAFETEKYSMKFSGVWTVTDMKTNYQKVDYGVMPYPVSPKTKKLVSPSGSWQFAMTQTSENKEWAAKLVDWMTNKDSNVELSRTIAALPVRYSSEKVMAKEFSDQMNVFLKQLKETGHARPVTPAYPQVTRAFQQTIDDISFYDQNKDIQKVLDTHAKEMQSAIDKAN